A region from the Dendropsophus ebraccatus isolate aDenEbr1 chromosome 1, aDenEbr1.pat, whole genome shotgun sequence genome encodes:
- the LOC138773056 gene encoding centromere protein L-like translates to MQAPSDGVSTPRNLRSAQGSSHFHSSQFPHGSLSSARRRSTSQSLSKRKIPQSTPLEETLDPAKAALLLRKQWTLYSVTPMYMFSYTRLKEYSQHLSEIIAAEKQMGVVIKVGSDLKLEATFSCLPGLKGKDRDPLAVLIQISSKPSLSTADIEERVVWTGLFCATYMEDDILESVPETFTCLPLFLYNGAEAYTAIVGKWFQRNFDCCFGRLMISSQDLKWLAAMWMGCEVQGDAVSELVFSVPVEPHMNISYKVQLEDFKTLWEDIHKSKEEVTVKEVDHLFQCLYSHFFRYFKFHLSATQLVKVTGSVVSAHCEGKVKFLNKDYLIRVLGFITELAINKINY, encoded by the exons ATGCAAGCACCTAGTGATGGGGTGTCAACCCCCCGGAATCTGCGATCGGCACAAGGGAGCAGCCATTTCCACAGCTCGCAGTTTCCTCATGGAAGTTTATCCTCTGCACGGCGACGGTCTACGTCTCAAAGCTTGTCCAAAAGGAAAATCCCCCAGAGCACCCCCCTAGAG GAGACTCTCGATCCAGCAAAGGCGGCTTTACTTCTCCGAAAACAATGGACCCTGTACAGCGTGACACCAATGTACATGTTCTCGTACACCAGACTGAAGGAGTACTCCCAGCATCTGTCTGAAATCATCGCCGCTGAGAAACAGATGGGTGTCGTCATTAAGGTGGGCTCAGATCTGAAGCTAGAAGCTACATTCTCGTGTCTCCCTGGACTCAAGGGAAAGGACAGAGATCCTCTCGCTGTGCTCATTCAG ATTTCATCCAAACCCTCGCTGTCCacggccgacatagaggagcgcGTTGTGTGGACTGGTTTGTTTTGTGCGACGTACATGGAAGACGATATACTGGAGTCCGTACCGGAGACGTTTACTTGCCTTCCGCTCTTCCTGTACAATGGCGCCGAGGCCTACACCGCTATAGTGGGGAAATGGTTCCAGAGGAACTTTGACTGCTGTTTCGGTAGACTGATGATCAGTTCTCAGGACCTTAAGTGGTTGGCGGCCATGTGGATGGGGTGTGAAGTGCAGGGAGATGCGGTCAGTGAGCTGGTCTTTTCTGTCCCGGTGGAGCCTCACATGAACATTTCTTATAAAGTCCAGCTGGAGGATTTTAAAACTTTATGGGAAGATATTCACAAATCCAAGGAGGAGGTGACGGTGAAGGAAGTCGACCATTTATTTCAATGCCTTTACTCACATTTCTTCAGATACTTCAAATTCCACTTATCGGCCACACAGCTGGTGAAGGTGACGGGGTCTGTGGTGTCAGCGCATTGTGAAGGGAAAGTGAAG TTCCTGAATAAGGATTACCTTATCCGAGTGCTGGGATTCATCACCGAGCTGGCCATCAATAAAATCAATTACTGA